From the genome of Capra hircus breed San Clemente chromosome 21, ASM170441v1, whole genome shotgun sequence:
TTTCCGAGGTTAGTGACCCACAGCGAAAGTTCCGTGTGGTTTTATTCAGGGCCTAAAAACTAGCCGTCCTCGAGTACACACCTACCTTGTTtgttgttgtgtttgtttttaacagaAAAGAACGTCCTTTGTTAAGTTATTATTCACGCTCGGACTGATTTTGAAGGCCCAGAGGACAAGTCTTGTAGCATCTTCTAGCTCTTTGGTAGCACTTTCAGCTCCAATTTCCTCTTTCAAATTAGCGCCGGAAGTCTTTTAATCCTACCACTTAATTAAGACCCTTACGGTTCCCGTCCCCGCGGCACACACCTTTTGAGAGTTTCTTTCAAGGGAGtcgtttattgtttttctttccacaGAGCTACACAATCTAAACATTAAACAGAACAGTCGCCTCAAATCCCTGAGGTGAGTAAAGCATGGATCAATTAAAATCCTATTTAAGTTTCATCCTCACCAGTAATGATAAAGATGATAAACATTTGCTTATTTGTGAGAGGGGGATCCTGGGAGAACATAAAAATACAGTAGCACATTTGCCTTGCCTTATGATTTTTATCATCCCTATGGTTAGGTATGGGTCGTCTTTCTGGTGATTCCAGTAATTCCTGTAGAAATTGAGGCACGGTTTTAATTTGCTGAATCTATCTTCAACTATACCTTGGATTTGAGAATTTGACAGCTGTTTGCCAATCTCAGACACACTGGTATTTAATAAGACATATAAGAAGTTAAAACATCTAGATACTGTTTCTTTAATCTGAATAATAATCTTTGTGTAATTTCGTTGGGATGACAGTAGTATTATAAATATTCGCATGAGTTTTGAGGAGTTTGGAGGAAAGACAAACTAATGAAAAAGCTGTCTTCTAATATCACATCTGTTTGACAAAAGCTTTTTATTACAAACTGAATTgatacaggaagaaaaataattctagGATGTCAAATAAGAGAGATTTGGTTTTAAAGTTTTAACATGGTGTCACATATGCCCCACATCATAAAATGTCTTGAGGCAAAGAATAGAAAGATAGGGTTTAGGTTAGGAAAGGTAGGGGATGGGACTGCATCAAGGAAGGACTGGACATtgggtgaagtgaaagtgaaagtcgctcagtcctgtctgactctttgcaaccccatggactatacagtccatggaattctccaggctagaatattgggagtgggtagcctttcccttctccaagggatcttcctgacccaggaatcaaaccagggtctcctgcattgcaggtggactctaccagctgagctatcagggaagcccaagggtatCGGGGGCTACCTCCAAAATACTTCCAGGGCTGGCTGGCTTCCAGATCTTGGTTGAAGATAAAAAGAAGTGAACTCTTTCTTCCTTGGTTCCTCAAGGATTACGCCTTCTGCAGCCTGAGTAAAATCTTTTCTCAGAGGTAGGGGGCTCTCTGAAAATTTAGTTAAATACTGCTTCAAATGTGAATCCATAATTGCCCTGGAAAACTCagctgaaaaaaaattctgttttcataGCCGTTAGATAATATTTATAGTACTTCTTTTCATGTGTCAGAACACCTAGAATAAGAATgtattagagaaaaaaagaaaatagataccATTCTATAGTAATTACCCTCGACTTTAATAGCTGTATGTTTAAAGGCCTTTTTATTTGTCTttccagagacttccctggtggctcagagggtaaaagcatctgcctacaatgcgggagacctgggttcgattccctggagaaggaaatggcaacccactccagtattcttgcctggaaaatcccatggaccgaggagtctggcaggctacggtccatggggttgcaaagagtggacacgactgagcaacttcacttcactgtattttcagtctttttctttctttgttggcTCTTCTTGTATTTTCCTATCACCAACCATCAGGTGTTTTagtctggggaaaaaaagagataatcTTCCAGTAAGCCCTTAGCTACTGCCCTTTGTGTGTATCTCCAGCCAGGCCTCTTGAAAGCTTAGTATAGACTAATCGGTATAGATTTCTATTTCCTTACTTTccaattactttttaattaattgtagTCCTGCTTTAATCCCTGCTATTCTAATCAGCTCCTAATGGCTAAATcgaattaattttttcttcttggttCTTTCCAGTTACTATTCAACACTAATGACCTTTCACTCTTTAATCTCTTGCCTTCCATGATAATCTCTTGGGGTTCTCCTCTTATCCCTTCTTTATCATCTTTATATGGTGATGTTCTCTAGGATTGTTTTTTgttactctttctttttccatagcCCTCCTGAGGAGTCTCATTCTTTCTCACAGCATTATCCACCAGCAAAATTCATGTCTCCCATTGCATTCATTGTCCACCCAGTTCTCCGTCCCAGATATTTAAACTGTGAACTGACTCTTCATGTGGATATACATATCATAACGAACTTACCTCAGTGTGGATCTTCACCTACCTTCACTTTCTCGTTCCTGTGATACCATAACCTGACCAATTATTTGGCCAGAAACCTAGGAGCTATCCTTTATCCCCTCTCTTCGTAACATCTACTCAGTGACTGATTCCTCTTGGAattcttttaaaactattttcacaGTCTATGCCTCAGATTAAATCCTCAGCATTATTGCAGTAATCTGCCCTTAAACTCACTAATCTGTTCTCTACTGTGTTATTAATAGAAAAGTGATCCTTCTAAATGGTAAATTTGTTCTTGAGACTTCCCTACTTAAACCACCCCTTTGCCTCAGAAAAAGCAGAGTTgtttaaatataaagaatttcACTATTTGACTCTTGCCCACTTTTACAGCTGAATTTCTTGACATTTGCTGCTCCTCCCTTTATATTTATACCACAACTATCTATTCTACCAGACTGAGAGCTCTTTGTGGGCAAGGTTCATGATATATTGTTCATCTTTGTATCCCAGGCTCCTAGTTAGCATAGTGCCTCTATTATAGTAATGAAGAAACACTGAATTGAATCTAGCCTGTCTTAGGTTTAAAGGTACGCAAGGGCTTTACACATACTCTCCCTAAAAGTGTTTACTTCCTATTTTCTCACTATCTGGTAAAGAtagtgttacttaaaaaaaaaattctaatagaAACATATTAAAAACCTGTACAGAATTTCAGAATGACTGACACTTCTGAAGCTGTTCCAAATTTTGAAGAGATGTTTGCCAGTAGATTCACAGAAGATGACAAAGAATACCAAGAATACTTAAAACGCCCTCCCGAGTCTCCTCCGATTGTTGAGGAATGGAATAGCAGAGCTGGTGGCGGCCTGAGAAATAGAGGCAATCGGTATGTATTACTTCAGAAGTGTAAATGCAGATGGCTGATCTGGGAGAGGACAGCTCGAATCATCTAGCCCCCAAGGCCCGTGAGGGCAGCCATCAGTGTTTTTGTTCAGTGTGCTATACTGAGTGCCTAGTAACTGCTTAAGTGCCtgataaatatttgctttattattttgtaagcaccatatttttttccccttgctatgcagttgtgtgtatgtgtatttttttttttttaatattctttctctgGACTAATATTTTCTTGGCAAATATGCTTTAAAAACCTAGGGTCTTCTACAAAACGTTTACATTAAATTCCATAAAGAAGGTATTGTTTTGGTTTACATTTAGAAAGAAGTTTATACAATGGAAATTACTTTCATTTAATACCTCAAAATAGATAAAAGGAATATTACCATATTGCTTTTGAACAACTGAATAGGTTTAGTTTGCTTCAGAACCATCCTGTTGTTTTGAGTTTGCAGCCTTAGTTTACCTCTTCTCTGCAAAGTCTATCCAGTATAATACTGGATCTGGATTTTAGGAGAGTTTTGAATACCTGGTGCAGTAACACTCTAAAGAAAACTGGTTTTTACTATTTTGTTTACTGAGTATTAGATTGAGAAATGAAATGTACCAGGCTAGATTTCTCATGTGTTTTTAAggaaagtataaaaatatttctgttttgttgttgtagGTTGCAAGATAACAGACAGTTTAGAGGTAGGGATAGCAGACGGGGGTGGCCAAGTGACAATCGATCCAATCAATGGCATGGACGATCCTGGGGTAACAACTACCCGCAGCACAGACAAGAACCTTACTACCCCCATCAATATGGACACTATGGTTACAACCAAAGGCCTCCTTATGGCTACTACTGATAGAAGTGTCAGCAACTTTTAGTAAAATTATTTACTCTGTTAACATGACAAAAGTTTACATTGTATCTTTTGTTGGTCATGGTTTTACATCTGATTGTAGAAAATGGATTATTAATTTTTTGGAActtgggaatttaaaaaaattagatcttACTGGAGAGACATGATGGTTGCTGGAAATAAATACTCCCCTAAAAAGGTTGTGGGTTATATTGCTTGACTTCTACCTCAGCTTCGTCTTTGTTTCATGACTTAATAGTGCTTTGAATGTTGTATATAATTTTCCTTGTTAGACCTCCAGGAGTTGTCTTTGttttacacagaaataaaaattttatgtagaAAATGCTTGCTTTTAATTTGTAAGATGAGGAAGTATCCCTGCACTCGGATGTGCGCATTCCTAAAATTTTACACAGGGAGTACATCAGCTCCTAAATGCGCCACTATGCCTACTGATGATGTATTGTACACAGTAGTAATTGAAAGGTAAAACAATTGTAGTATATTTCATTTGGCTTTTGTTGTTATGTGAATGTGGAACTTTGTAATTACTCTACAGGTATGAGTCATTTTCACAATCATTTTGGTCTCTCTTTAGAGGGATATCAAGAATAAAGCTGTAAAATCAGGAAGGAATCAGTCTCAGTTTCAGTATCTTATTTAATGTAGTGGTAGGTGGGATTAAGGCACACAAGTCATTTTACACAAACACTAAGGCTTTTGCTAACATAAACATTACATGTTATGCAAAAGTTTAATGTTCCCTTTCTTCTCAGTTatatgtaaataatgctgtattTTGACTCTGTTTACTTTTATGGTATTTAATGTAGGTTGAGTTTACAATGTTATTTCACCTCCAGATGTGCTGGAGGTGAGATTtttttgctgcctcctcttctgtaAATCCAGTCATGCTGAAACTTTCTTTCAGAATGAGCACCATATTTCCCATCATTTTAATGGCCATTATAatggttttatttaaataaaatacttgtaAGTATTCTCCTTCAAATTTTGGTAGTTAGTCCATTCATTAATACAGTGAGATGAGCTTTACTGCTCTGTCCTCATATCTCttgaaaaaagttcatttggtttaAGAGTAATATTAAGAGCACAAGTTTCATGATAGGTCAAAGATATTAAAAGGGAACTTCCTGAATCTGCCTTCTGCTGCCTTCTTTCTTAGCACTCTGCTTAGAGGTTGACATCTCCAGATACTGCTTCTCCTATATGCTCTGGATCTAACTCTCTCCACTACACCCGCTTCCTGCAAAGCCATCCTTTCAGGTAACTGTTCTATTAGAAAGGATTTGATAAACCAAGTACTCACACTCagctataaataaaatgttaacaataaGATAAGGGTTTTCCCCATAGCCCTCTTAATTACATCAGTAGGAAACAAGCCAGTGGTGGTATACTAAGATAGGTCTTTATTACTACAGTAGAGTACTTGGCCCAGAGAGTTAAGAATGGCTTGGCTATAGCCCAAGATCCTTTCTGAAAGCaggtatgaaagtgaagtgtggaagtgttagtcactcagttgtgttcaactctgtgaccccatgggtcacAATCTGCCAGCTGCCTccatccaaggaattctccaggcaagaatcctggagtgggtagccattcccttctccaggggatcttcctgacccagggatcaaatctgggtctcccacattgcaggcagattctttaccatctgagccaccagggaaccccaaaagTAGATGGGTTATTAAAAATACCTGTCAATTGATAAAGCACAGCTGCTGACCTGTTGGGCCACACCTCTGGAGCAGGGTCCTGGAGGCTGTCTACTGTGCCAGCTATTGACACTAGTTAGATCTCTGGATCCAAGGGACCACGGAGGGTGCCTCTCAgacagcttggaagaaaagtgtttTCCAACAGTACTTAAATATTTTCACACTGATACAATAGGGCATATATGGCCTGAGTATCAACTCTTGGAAATATGATGAGTCCTCCTTTTAACATGGGTTATTTCTGCATTCAGCATGGGTAATTTATGTGGtggtggtttgtgtgtgtgtgtgtgtaattagcAGTTACATCAGACTGCTCCCTGTGTATttaaaaccaggaaaaaataaaaagacatggtTTCTGCTTCATGTGGGAGAGACAGAAAAGAACATCAAAGCAACTGAAGGATCATTGAAaagtggagaagaaaaaaatgtgtcaaGTGAAATTCATCTCAAATAGGTAGTTTCTTGTAATAGCATATAGACTAAGCATAAGGAATCTTGGCTCCAAGTTTGTCTTACAAGGTATCTGACCTTGAGAAAAGTAAGCACTTAAACTTTGAGCTTATTTGTTCACTTGcaaaaatgggaataacaagGTGATACGCTTGTCGCTCTCACAGGGTTATCATAAAAACAAGTGACCAGACATGTAAGAGCTTGAGAATGGAAATGAAAGCCTGTGACCATTAAAACCTCAGCTGTATATAATTGGTGCTGCATTAAATCAGTGAGAGGAAAGGATTTGATAAACTGtaaagcatgaaattaaaagatgcttactccttggaaggaaagttatgaccaacctagatagcatattaaaaagcagagacattactttgccaacaaaggtctgtctagtcaaggctatggtttttcctgtggtcatgtatggatgtgagttggactgtgaagaaagctgagcgccgaagaattgatgcttttgaactgtggtgttggagaagacttgagagtcccttggactgctaggagatccaaccagtccattctaaaggcgatcagccctgggatttctttggaaggactgatgctgaagctggaactccagtactttggtcacctgatgagaagagttgactcattggaaaggtcaATCcct
Proteins encoded in this window:
- the FAM103A1 gene encoding RNMT-activating mini protein, coding for MTDTSEAVPNFEEMFASRFTEDDKEYQEYLKRPPESPPIVEEWNSRAGGGLRNRGNRLQDNRQFRGRDSRRGWPSDNRSNQWHGRSWGNNYPQHRQEPYYPHQYGHYGYNQRPPYGYY